A region from the Vulpes lagopus strain Blue_001 chromosome 5, ASM1834538v1, whole genome shotgun sequence genome encodes:
- the FNDC4 gene encoding fibronectin type III domain-containing protein 4, which translates to MPRCLPADSVGTMASLMPLSPYLSPTVLLLVSCDLGFVRADRPPSPVNVTVTHLRANSATVSWDVPEGNIVIGYSISQQRQNGPGQRVIREVNTTTRACALWGLAEDSDYTVQVRSIGLRGESPPGPRVHFRTLKGSDRLPSNSSSPGDITVEGLDGERPLQTGEVVIIVVVLLMWAAVIGLFCRQYDIIKDNDSNNNPKEKGKGPEQSPQGRPVGTRQKKSPSINTIDV; encoded by the exons ATGCCCCGGTGCCTCCCAGCGGACTCGGTGGGGACCATGGCTTCGCTGATGCCTCTCTCCCCATATTTAAGCCCCACGGTCCTCCTGCTGGTCAGTTGTGACCTGGGCTTTGTGCGAGCAG ACCGACCTCCCTCTCCTGTGAATGTGACAGTCACTCACCTCAGAGCCAACTCGGCCACTGTATCCTGGGACGTCCCAGAAGGCAACATCGTCATTGGCTACTCCATTTCCCAGCAA CGACAGAATGGCCCTGGGCAGCGTGTGATCCGGGAGGTGAACACTACCACTCGGGCCTGTGCCCTCTGGGGCTTGGCTGAAGACAGCGACTACACAGTGCAGGTCAGGAGCATCGGCCTCCGAGGAGAGAGCCCCCCAGGGCCTCGGGTGCACTTCCGAACTCTCAAGGGTTCTGACCGGCTACCCTCAAACAGCTCAAGCCCAG GTGACATCACAGTGGAGGGTCTGGATGGAGAGCGACCCCTACAGACGGGGGAAGTGGTCATCATTGTGGTGGTGTTGCTCATGTGGGCTG CTGTAATTGGGCTATTCTGCCGTCAGTATGATATCATCAAGGACAACGACTCCAACAACAACcccaaggagaaggggaaggggccGGAACAGAGTCCTCAGGGAAGGCCAGTGGGGACAAGACAG aaaaagtcacCGTCCATCAACACCATTGATGTATGA